The sequence below is a genomic window from Escherichia marmotae.
AACCTTGATACACATTACGCGACGTGCACCGGAGTTGTCGGCGACGTTCAGCATAGTCTGTTCTTGGATCATTTTAGTGCTCCGCTAATGTCAACTACTACTGAGACCCGAAAATCAGGCCGTTAAAAAGCCCCATATCGAGGGCGCGGCATTATAACACCGCTTCAACGATAAGGGTAGAAAAAATAAACGGCTCATCGCTGAGCCGTTTATTCGTATCGAGAAAGTGTACTGTATTACAGAATCGCTTTCTCTACAACGCGAACCAGCGTCCAGGATTTGGTCTTGGACAGCGGACGGCATTCGCGGATTTCAACCACGTCACCGATACCGCATTCGTTGTTCTCGTCATGTACGTGCAGTTTGGTCGTACGCTTGATGAATTTACCGTAGATCGGGTGTTTCACAAAACGTTCGATAGCAACAACAATGGATTTCTCCATTTTGTCGCTAACAACGCGACCTTGCAGAGTACGGATTTTATCGGTCATTACGCACCCGCCTTCTCAGTCAGTAAAGTCTTAACGCGTGCGACATCGCGACGCACTTGCTTCAACAGGTGAGACTGTTGCAGCTGGCCACTTGCAGCCTGCATACGCAGGTTGAACTGCTCACGCAGCAGGTTCAGCAGCTCGGTGTTCAGCTCTTCAACGCTCTTCTCACGCAGCTCTTTTGCTTTCATTACATCACCGTCTTAGTTACAAAGGTGGTTTTAATCGGCAGTTTCGCTGCTGCCAGCTTGAATGCTTCACGGGCCAGCTCTTCCGGAACACCGTCCATTTCATACAGGACTTTACCCGGCTGAATCAAGGCAACCCAATACTCCACGTTACCTTTACCTTTACCCATACGCACTGCCAGCGGCTTTTCAGTGATCGGTTTGTCCGGGAACACACGGATCCAGATCTTACCTTGACGCTTAACTGCACGGGTCATAGCACGACGTGCTGCTTCGATCTGACGTGCAGTCAGACGACCACGGCCAACAGCTTTCAGACCGAAGCTGCCGAAGCTAACATCCGTACCCTGCGCCAGACCGCGGTTACGGCCTTTGTGCATTTTACGGAATTTTGTACGCTTTGGTTGTAACA
It includes:
- the rplP gene encoding 50S ribosomal protein L16 codes for the protein MLQPKRTKFRKMHKGRNRGLAQGTDVSFGSFGLKAVGRGRLTARQIEAARRAMTRAVKRQGKIWIRVFPDKPITEKPLAVRMGKGKGNVEYWVALIQPGKVLYEMDGVPEELAREAFKLAAAKLPIKTTFVTKTVM
- the rpmC gene encoding 50S ribosomal protein L29, with the translated sequence MKAKELREKSVEELNTELLNLLREQFNLRMQAASGQLQQSHLLKQVRRDVARVKTLLTEKAGA
- the rpsQ gene encoding 30S ribosomal protein S17 — protein: MTDKIRTLQGRVVSDKMEKSIVVAIERFVKHPIYGKFIKRTTKLHVHDENNECGIGDVVEIRECRPLSKTKSWTLVRVVEKAIL